The Brassica napus cultivar Da-Ae chromosome C7, Da-Ae, whole genome shotgun sequence genomic interval AGGAGTTTCCCCATGAGATTGGTATCCAAGTATTCACTTTTTTGAGTGTTTCCTGCTCAGACTCCTGCGATAGCCTGAGAGGTGACAGAGTGGTTTTGTCTTCACCAGTGATGTGTGTGGAGgaaggagatgatgatgatgatgctacTGGGATTGACATTGAAAGCTGCGTCCAGTCTGACTTCCGCTCTTCGGGCCATGAGCTGTGGTTGTGCTTATCCTGGTTGCCGCTAAAATCCAAGTACGTTGATCCAAGTAAGCTCTTTGCCGAGTTAGGGTTCACCAATGAATCAGAGGATATGTGTCCAAACTCAAAAGAGCTGTTGTTGTTTCTCTGTTTGGGAGATTCCTTGGCTTGCAAGTTAACGGTGGATGGACATACTCTGCTTTGCAAGGACATGTGAGTAAGCTATGAATATAAACCGACAATATGCAAAAGAtgtgcatatatatgttttcaccTATTGTTAGGTGGAGAGTCTGTAGACGGATTGATGTATTGAGCTGCGGTGGTGAGACTGCGGTTACGGTTAATACCGCCAGCAACCACGGACTGTTGCTGCGCTGTAACCGCTTTGGACGCAGCAGCGGTCTGGTTAGATTGGACTTCCACAAGCTTTCTTGAACGGTGACGGCCTCTGTTGATGTGTCTTTCACAGTATTTCTGATCAGGAACAGCATCTCTTGAGCACCTCCATTTCTTCCCATCTGTTCTACGGCATCTCCCTGGCTCAGGATCCATGTTACCTCCAGCAAAACCTAGATGAAAAGTTCCCCATCCAACTGCACCAAATGCCAAACAAATAGTTTTAACCCCTAAGAGCCCAAATCTTGAAAAAACCTTATCAAAGCaatcaatgtatttttttttaaatgaaatatattaaaatcgACCCGTATAAACGGGGACTAGATCCGGTTATAAGCCCGATTTGAACAAAATTTACCAATTCATTATTACAAAACTAGTTTTGTCCACACACTAAACCTGGCACATTCCTCCCCTAgtctgtttaaaatttttttttaggaatgggtttctttggtgaggttctCTTTGTAACTTTTAAGAGCAATCAGTGTTATGAAAGGACTTTGCACCTAAAAGTCTTTTAATAAAACAACTAAAGACACATATACCAGCAAGTAGAAAGAAAGGGAGCTTACAAGAGCTAGGAGGCAAAGATCCATAAGGGAAAAAGGACTTCTGGATAGAGATGAGCAAACTAGAAGGAACAGGGACATTGGCTGTGATATACTTATAGATCAACGCCTGTTGTTCTAGCTCAGCCCATTGAGTCAACGTAAAAGGTCCTTTCCCCTGCATGCTCATCATCATCCCACCACAACCATATCCTCCTGcatttccacaaaaaaaaattgttttaaataagaaatgaaaacaacttTGAGATATTTACATAGAAACCCATTTCACCAAATCTAAACTTTGCAGACCTCCTGAGTAGCTTCTATATTGAGGTGGGAACTGGTGAAGAAACGGCGAGAGAGAGTTCTTGTTATCCAAACAGACATATTTACTGAAGTCTTGAGCTTCTGGTTTGTCTGAGAAGCTAAGCATCTGTTCTTGTCGGAGAGAGTCAGAAGCAGATCTCATAAGTGGGAACCCAAACGACTTGCTATAAGGAGCTGCGTAAGGGGAAGACAAGCGCTTGTCTTCTGccattgttgttgttcttgCTAGCTTTGAGCTTCGTGGTAAACCGGATCTGTCTTCTTTCAGATCTGGTGACCCGTTTACATTACTAGTAACCGACCCGGGAACATGAGTCCCAGTATCCATATAAAGAAGTGTAAAAgaagtaataataaaaaaaaaggaaagctAGATAATGACTTGAGAGAGAGTTGCCATGGGGAGGAAGAAAGCTTGAGcaaagatgagagagagagacagagggAGAAGACCGAGgctaaagtttttatttttgtttttataatattattagacttttgttttaaaaatatgataattggttgggagagatgaagtttTGGGAGGAGACAAGAATGGTGTGTACTTATAAAAAACACATTCCGGATCTCGGACATGTTACAACATATTTATCCATGCTTTATATTTATGGTCTATAAAATAAAAGCAACACATTTAGTTATGATTAATAACGTAATTTATCGAAGCGGTGAacatattttgatttgaataattgtaattttcttttgggtaaaaaataattgtaatttGTAATGCCATTTTTACAAGAGTTTGCAAAAGGAAACAAAgggtatatattttaaaagtgagTGTATATGTACAACGTATGTCATGTCTAACATACACTTTaagtgagatttttttttattaattgaaaGCAAATAAAAGAATTGTCCTATTCAGATAATAAATAATACTTGTATTGAGTGGAGTACCAAATATTTATCAAGATTCACGTGGTTCCAATGATATTTTTGGACCATCTTGGTCCTCCCGTGGATTTTTGTTATTATGGAATGGGCCATTTTATCCTTGATTCTGTGTATGATGATGTATCGACTATCGAGTGATATTACACTAACGGTGACTGATTACTAAATGTTCGTCGGACACATTAAATAAGTGTAATTAAGCAACAaagtagttttattttataacctTGTTGGATTGATGTGGTAATAAGAATTATTTGGGTCGACCGTCAATATAATTGCCTTCAACTCTATTGTAATCATTTGAAaccattttttcttttagataactgctttatatattaatagtaCTAGTGTTAATGATGTATGCATGCCATAAACTTGAAAACAAGCacatatgtgtgtatatatatcatttgcaTGCATCACATCCAAAGCTTGCAACTATTAGAAAATTGACGTAGCTTACGGTGAAAAGTGATTTTAACAACAATGAAAAGAGATAGGATGTAACTACCAATACCATCCTACAAGAAACGTAGATGTTAGTTAAAGTTCTGAGAAATCTATTGAAACGATTGCAAATTAACGTAGTGCGTTAAAATGATATAGATTTCTCGAATTTTCACAAACCTTAATTAAAGTTCTGAGAAATCGTTTTAGTATTGGTAGTAGAGTCTCACTACCGGTCAACCAATATCACATGAGAAACGTAGATGCGTCAAAATGATTTCTTGAATTTTCACAAACGTTAGTTAAAGTTCTGAAAAATCGTTCTGTAAGAAAAAAGGTTTGTGATTCTAGTTTTTCCGTAGCTTTATTTTTTCGGGCATGGCTGTTCAAGGTCTGATGATTTACGTGCATTTCTTCAAAA includes:
- the LOC106407512 gene encoding growth-regulating factor 2-like (The RefSeq protein has 4 substitutions compared to this genomic sequence), whose amino-acid sequence is MDTGTHVPGSVTSNVNGSPDLKEDRPGLPRSSKLARTTTMAEDKRLSSPYAAPYSKSFGFPLMRSASDSLRQEQMLSFSDKPEAQDFSKYVCLDNKNSLSPFPHQFPPQYRSYSGGAYGCGGMMMSMQGKGPFTLTQWAELEQQALIYKYITANVPVPSSLLISIQKSFFPYGSLPPSSFGWGTFHLGFAGGNMDPEPGRCRRTDGKKWRCSRDAVPDQKYCERHINRGRHRSRKLVEVQSNQTAAASKAVTAQQQSVVAGGINRNRSLTTAAQYINPSTDSPPNNRVCPSTVNLQAKESPKQRNNNSSFEFGHISSDSLVNPNSAKSLLGSTYLDFSGNQDKHNHSSWPEERKSDWTQLSMSIPVASSSSSPSSTHITGEDKTTLSPLRLSQESEQETLKKVNTWIPISWGSSLGGPLGEVLNSTTNSPTLVSSPTGVLQKSTFCPLSNSPVAESNNFRYTT